CCGTGCCGCCGCCCACCGCCAGCTTCACCGCCACTCCCTCGCCGGTGCCGACGGCGACCAGCACGGCGTCGGCGACGAACACCGCGACGGCGACCATGACGGCGACGTCGACCCAGACGCCGACCAACGTCGCCACCCCGACCAGCAGCGCGACGCCGACCAACAGCGCCGTCCCCTCGGCGACGCCGGTCCCCAGCGACACGCCGACCGAGACCCCGACCGCGACGCCGACGCCGCTCTGCGCCGCGGCGCCGCGCGGCGGCTGCCGGGCCGCCGGCGGCGCCTCGCTGCTCGTCAAGTCGTCCGCCGGACGCGCCAAGCTCCTCTGGCGCTGGCTGAGCGGCGACGCGCCGGTGGCCGAGATGGGCGATCCCACCGCCACCACCCGCTACGCCCTGTGCGCCTACGACGCCGCCGGACTGGTGCCGTCGCTCGCCCTGCACATCGCGCTGGCACCCGCCGGCACCTGCGGCAGCGCGCCGTGCTGGCAGGCGCTCGGCGGCAGCACGCCGACCGGCTTCGCCTTCACCGATGCCACCGGCGGCCAGCAGGGCATGCAGAAGCTGCGTCTCAAGGGCGGCAAACCCGGCCGCGACAAGCTGCTCGCCAAGGCCGGCGGCACCGCCCTCGTCGTCGCCCCGCCGGCGAGCCCGTCGCAGCTCTTCGCCCAGAACGACGACGTCGTCGTCCAGCTCGTCACCGACGCCGGCGGTTGCTTCGAGTCGGTATTCCCGCCGAACGCAGTGGTCACCAACCGCTCGGATCTCTACAAAGCGAAGCGCTGAGAGGCCGCGGATCCGCCGCCGCGGGAGCGCCGCCCATCGCCAGGGCGGCGCTGCCGCGGCGAAGTGCGTGGACGTGATCCGGAACCTGGCGAAGCTCCGGGGCATCCGCACGCGGCCAGTTTCGCGGCACGGCGGCGCGCGCGAACGCACGCGGCGGTGAGCGGGCGCGCGCCGGCGCGGCGATCATGAGCGGCCGATGAAAGGTGGGCTTGCTCCAATCGCTCGGCCGCTCGTAGATGTCGGACACCGCCTCGCGGCCGGGGTCCGGCGCTCGCCACGCGTTCACCGGCGGGCGGAGGTTCCTCGCGGGCGGTGCCAGCCAGGGGGGATCCGATCGGCATGCATCCGCTTCGTCTCGTCGTCATGGGTGCGCTCGCTGTCGCGCTCGGCGCGCGTCCGGCCGACGCCGGTCCCTTCACCGCCAAGGGCACCCAGCCGGGGCTCGCGCACCCGATCCTGGCGAGCAGCGCGTGCACGACCTGTCACGGCAACTACGACTCGGTGCACGACATCGAGCCCGGACCGACCTGGCAGGGATCGCTGATGGCGCAATCGGCGCGCGATCCGCTCTTCTGGGCATCGCTCGACGTCGCCAACCACGACGTGCCCGGCATCGGCGACTTCTGCCTGCGCTGCCACGCGCCCGCCGCCTGGCTCGCCGGCCGCTCCGAGCCGCCCGGCGGCTCGACCGACGGCTGCGGGCTCCTCGGCCCCATCGACCAGCCGGGCGGCGACTTCGACGGCGTCTCCTGCCACACCTGCCACCGCCTGCAGCCCAACCCGGCGCCGCCCCCCGGACAGGATCCGATCTACCTCGAGAACGGACAGCTCTGGCTGGACGACGGCACCTGCGACGGCCAGGGCGAGCCGTGTCGCTACGGGCCCTACGACTATGCGGCCGGCGGCCTCGCCGCGGCGCCGCACGTGTGGGAATACTCGCCCTACCTCCAGTCGGCGGACCTGTGCGGCGCCTGTCACAACGTCACCAATCCGGCGCTCGACCTGGTGGTCGACGGCGCTGACACCGGCATCCGCTTCCCCATCGAGCGCACGCACCGCGAGTGGGAGCAGTCCGCCTACGGGTTCCCGGGCGGCGTGCCGACCGCCGAGTTCCGGAGCTGCCAGGGGTGCCACATGCCGGACGCGTTGGTCGACCCGGCGTACGCGTCGATCTTCCAGCTCAACAACCACACCGGCGACATGGGTATCCACGCCTTCGCCGGCGGCAACGCCTGGGTGCCGCGGGTGCTGCGCGACGAATATCCGGGCCTCGGCATCGGCGTCAGCCTCGACAACGGCGCCGCGGCGGCGCGCGCCATGCTCGCCAGCGCCGCGACGGTGGCGGTGCGGGCGGGCGACGCGCTGCGCCCGGGACACGACCTGGCGGTCCAGGTCACGGTCACCAACCGCAGCGGGCACAAGCTGCCGACCGGCTATCCCGAGGGTCGCCGCATGTGGCTGCACGTCGAGGCGCGCGACGGCAACGGCGCGCGCCTCTTCGAGAGCGGCGCCTACGATGCCGCGACCGGGGTGCTGACCCGCGACGCCCAGATCAAGGCGTACGAAGCGAAGCAGGGGATCTGGAACGCCGGCACGCAGACCTGCGACACCGACGACGGCGGGCGCGATCTCTTCCACTTCGCGCGCAACGACTGCGTCGCGCTCGACAACCGCATCCCGCCCAAGGGGTTCACCGGCGGCAGCAACCTCGAGACGCGGCCGGTCGGCTATGCCTACGACGAGGTGGCGCCGGGCGTCCTCGCCAACGTCGACCTCACCGACTACGCGATTCCGATCCCGCCCGACGTCGTCGCCCCGGTCACGGTCACGGCGACGCTGCGATACCAGACGACCAGCAAGGAGTACGTCGACTTCCTGCTCGACGAGGCGACCGCGTACGCCTTCCCCGACGACTGCATCGCGCGCAGCGGCGGCCTGCCCGGCAGGTCGCGCGCCGCCGTGCTGCACGACATGTGGCAGACGCACGGCCGCGCCGCGCCGGAGACCATCGCCAGCGCCAGCGCCGTCGTCGCCGCCAGCGACGCCTTCCTGTGCGCCAGGAGCGCGGTGACCGCGAAGAGCCCGCGCTTCACGCCGATCAGCGCGCTGACGCTCACCGATGCCTTCGGCGGCGGGACGGCGGACGCGAAGAAACTCGCCAACCTCTGCGCACCGGCCGACGTCGGGGCCGGCATCCTCGATCCGTCCACCTACCTGACCGCCTTCAAGCTGAAGGGCGCCATCGGCGCGCCGCAGGTCGGGCTGCACGTGCGCGACCGTCTCGGCACGTTGACGGTCGATACCCGGCAGCCATCCCTGCTGCTGACGCCCACCGCGCTCGGCGCCGTGCCGCCGCCGTCGGGCACCACCGCGATCGACGACTTCGCCTGCTACAGGACACGACCGGCGAAGCACGCACCGAAGCTCCCGGCAGGGCTGCGGGTGGCGGTGTCGTCGCCGTTCGCTCCCGACCGGGCGTTGGCGCTGAAGGCGCTGCGCCTGCTGTGCGTCGCCGTCGATCGCGGCAGCGGTCGCCAGAACCCGGCCGCCGCCCTCACCTGTTATGCCGCCCGCCCGGCCGCCGGCGCGCCGGCGATGACGCCCGTGGCGGCGCAAGCGATCGCCAGCGCGCTCGCCGCGCTGACCGTCGACGCGACGGCGGACGCGCTGCTCTGCCTGCCGGCGACCATCGCGCCGTGAGTGCCCCTGGCGTCACGGGCGGCAGCCCTGCAGGGCGTCGCCGAGAGCGCGCCGTCCGGGCCGGTGATGTCGACCGGCGCGGCGCGATCGACCGCGATCCGCGCCCCAACGCGCGCGGCGCCGGCTCCGCCATCGACCGGGCCGCCGCCGGTTTCGCCGACCCTTCGACCGATCGCACGGCGCCTCGATTTCCGATCGGTGGGATTGACGCGCCACTCGCCCCCGCTTCGTTCGCATACGCCCCCGCGGCACGCCTCCTGCTCCACCGCGATGTGACGCAGGCGCGTTCGCCGCGCCCTCGGCGAGCGCCAGCCGCCCTGGATCGGAGGATGAGATGGTGTTCACGCGAAGCGCGTGCCTGGCAGCGGTCGCCCTGCTGCTCGTCGCAACGACCGGCGGGCGGACGGCGGCGGTGGTGTGCGTCGCCGACTGCAACGACGACGGCGCGGTGCTGATCAACGAGCTGGTCGCCGCCGTCAACGTCGCCCTCGGCGGTGCCCTGAGCGCCTGCCCGGGAGCCGACGCCAACGGCGATGGGCAGGTGACGATCAACGAGCTGGTCAACGCGGTCAGTGACGCGCTCTACGGCTGCGGAGTGACGCCGCCGACGCCAGCCGCGACGCCCACGCCGACCGCCACCGTCAGCCCGACCGCGTCGCCCAGCCCGTCGCCGACGCCGACCATCGGCGTCGACGTCTCCGGTCACTGGCGCTCCGACCAGGCGCAGTTGCAGTCGTCGACCTGCGTCAAGGCCGTCACCGACGCCGTGCGCGCCGCGATCCGCAACGGCAATTTCAATTGCGACTACGCGGTCGTGCAGCGCGGGGCGAGCGCCGACGTCACCGAGACCTGCAAGGGCGAGACGATGGCCTTCACCGTCGCCGTCGCGCCCGACGGCACGATCGCGTACGTCTTCCAGGAATCGGACAGTGCCAACGGCTGCGACGTCACCGTCAGCACGATGGTGGTCGCGCCCCTGGCGCAGAGCCCGACCACGATCACCGGCACCTACGACTTCGCCTTCGAGCCGTCCTGCGGCCTCGCCGCCTGCCGCCTGGTCGTCAGCGGCCGACTGCGCCGCATCCCGTAGCGGCGCCGCGGCGTCGGCCATCCGGACGGCCGGCTCCGCGTGGACCGGGGGATCTTTGACCATCGCGAAGCGCTCGCCTACCATCCGCGGCGTGCTCACCGTTGCGCAGGCCTGCGATGCGGCGCGGAAGGCCGTGGCCGCGGCGGATACCGACCGATTCCGCGCCATGACGCCGGAGGCTCGCCTGCAGCTCTTCGTCGAGCTCTGCGACCTGACCGACTCGATCGTCGACGGGCGTCCGAACAGCGCCCTGCTGCGCGCCCCGACTGGCAGAACGCCGGAATCCGAGGCCCTCTGGCGCCGGCTCATGCAGGCGCGACATGGCCGACAGCGTCTCGACGGTCATCGAGCGTCTGATCGGCGTGCTCGAACCGAGCGGCGAGACGTACGCGTTCGGCGGCGCGATCGCGTTGGCCGCGTGGTCCGCTCCGCGCGCCACCGCGGACGTGGACATCGTGCTCTGGATCGACCTGGAGAATGTCGATCGGGCCGTATCGCTCATCGAGCGCGCCGGCATTTCCGTCGTCCGCGAGGTGGCGAGAACGGAGGCGCGGACGCAGGGGATGTTCATCGGCCGCGCCGGGCCCATCCGCGTCGCGCGCGGGGTTCGCGGACCTCAGGCGAAGCGCTGCAGCGCCGCCGCCGCGGCGCGGAAGCCGGCGACGGTGTCGGCGATGATCTCGGCCACCGGTCGCACGGCGTCGATGCGGCCGACGACCTGGCCGCCGAGGGCGATCGCCGCCTCCATGTCGCCGCCGAAGTAGAGGTCCATGGCGCGGGCGAAGACGTCCATGCCGACGTGCTCCTCGCGCTCGAGCCGCTCGCTGGTCCGGGTGCGCAGGGCGCGCAGACCGGGACGGCTGAAACGGTTGAGGAAGACGGTGTCGGTCTCCTTGGCGGCCAGGATGGCCTGCTTCCAGTTCTCGTGCACCGGCGACTCCGCCGCCGACACCATGCGCGAGCCCATCTGCACGCCCTCGGCGCCGAGCGCGAACGCCGCCGCCATGCCGGGGCCGTCGCAGATGCCGCCGGCGGCGATGAGCGGCACGTCGACCCGCGAGCGTACCAGCGGCAGCAGCACCATGGTGGCGACGTCGCGCGGGTTCTTGAAGCCGCCGCCCTCGCCGCCCTCGACCACCAGGCCGTCGACGCCGGCGTCCACCGCCTTCAGCGCCGCGTCGAGCGACGGCACGACGTGAAACACGGTCAGGCCCGCCGCCTTGAGCTGCGCCGTGTAGCGGCGCGGATCGCCGGCCGAGGTGGTGACGAATTTCACCCCCTGCGCGACGACGAAGTCGACGATGCCGGGATCGCGCACGAAGAGCTGCGCGATGTTGACCCCGAACGGCTGCGCGGTGAGATCGCGCATCCTGCGGATCTCGTCCTTGACCACGTCGAGCTCGCCCGACGAGGTCTCGATGATGCCCAGCCCGCCGGCGTTCGACACCGCGGAGGCGAGCTGACTCCTCGCGATCCATCCCATCGGCGCCTGCACGATGGGATAGCGGACGCCGAGCAGATCGCTGACGCGGGTCTGGATTCGATCCATGGGCACCGTGCGGGACGCCGCTGGAGGGTGCCGATCCGTCGGCGCCTGTCGGATGGGGCGCGGCGGCCCGATCCGCCAGGCGCCGACGGAGCGGCGCCTCCAGGTCAGTTGATCGCTTCGAAGAGGCCGGCGGCGCCCATGCCGCCGCCGATGCACATGGTGACGATGCCCCAGCGCTTCTTCTGCCGGCGCAGCTCGAGCAGCAGGGTGCCGGTCATGCGCGAGCCGGTCATGCCGTACGGGTGGCCGATCGAGATCGCGCCGCCGTTCGGGTTCAGCTTGGCCGGATCGATGCCGAGGCGGTCGCGGCAGTAGACCGCCTGCGAGGCGAACGCCTCGTTGAGCTCGACGATGTCGATGTCGTCGATGGTGAGGCCGTTGCGCTGCAGCAGCTTCGGCACGGCGAACACCGGGCCGATGCCCATCTCGTCCGGCTCGCAGCCGGCGACCACGAAACCGCGGAAGTACCCCAGCGGCTGGATGCCGAGCGCCGTGGCGCGGTCGGCCGACATGATCAGGCAGGCGGAGGCGCCGTCGGAGAACTGCGACGAGTTGCCGGCGGTGACGCTGCCGCCGTCCGGCTTGAAGGCGCCGGGCAGCTTGGCCAGGCCCTCGGCGGTGGTGTCGGGGCGGTTGCACTCGTCCTTGTCGACGGTGACGGTCTTGCGCGACTTCTCGCCGGTCGCCTTGTCGGTGACCTCCATCTCGACCGTCATCGGCACGATCTCGTCCTTGAACTTGCCCGCCTGCTGCGCCGCGGCGGTGCGCTGCTGCGACGCCAGCGCCAGCTCGTCCTGCGACGCGCGGCTGACCTTGTAGCGCTCGGCGACGATCTCGGCGGTCAGCCCCATCGGCATGTAGATCGCCTTCTTGTGATCCATCAGCCAGGGATTGAAGAGGTTATGCTTGTTGAAGTCGTTCTGCATCATGGTGATCGACTCGAGGCCGCCGCCGATCACCGCCTCGGCGCCCTCGTTCTCGACCATGTGCGCCGCCGTCGCCACCGCCTGCAGCCCCGACGAGCAGAAGCGGCTCACCGTCTGCCCGGCCACCGTCAGCGGCAGGCCGGCCATCACCGCCACGTTGCGGCCGACGTTGAAGCCCTGCGGCCCCTCGGGGAAGCCGGTGCCCATCACCACGTCGTCGATCTCCTTCGGATCGAGCTGAGGGGTCTTCGCCATCACTGCCTTGATGCAGTGCGCGGCCATGTCGTCCGGCCGCGTCAGGTTGAAGGATCCCCGGAACGACTTCGCGAGCCCCGTGCGGGCGGTCGCGACGATCACCGCTTCCCGTCTCGTTGCCATGCTGCCTCCTGCTGTGGGGTGAATGACCGATCAGACATCGCAAATCGGGTTGGCGCCGGCAATCCGGGCACCTGGCCGCGCCGCGCGTCGCGGAGGCAAGCCGGCGCCGGCATCAGACGGCCGCCGCGGGAGGGCGACCGTCTGACGACCCGCGTCCGCCAGCACGGACGGCGTCTTCGAATGGCGGTTATACGCACGATCGGATAGGGCTGCGTATAACCCATGGAACGCCTGTCCGTGCAGGTGCAGACCGCGTATGCGGAGTTGCTGGAGCAGTTGGTCGCCGCCGAGGCGCAGCGCGCCATCGGCCACAGTCAGGGCGCGTTCGTCCTCAAGACCGTGAAGGGACAAGCGTACTACTACTACCAGCACGCCCTCCCAGGACGAATCGTGCAGACCTACGTCGGCCGGCGCACGCCGGCGCTGGACCGCGTCGTGAAGCGGTTCAAGGCCGGCCGCGAGATCGCTGCGAGCGAGCGACAGCGGACGGCGCGCCTGGTCGCCCTGCTGCGATCCGGCGGCGCGATCGGCATCGACGGACCAGCCGGGCGGGTGCTCGACGCGCTCGCCGATGCCGCGGTCTTCCGCCTCGGGGGCGTGCTGGTCGGCACCCAGGCATTCATCGCGCTCGGCACGCTGCTCGGCGTCCGCTGGAGCGGCGCCGGCGTGCGCACCGAGGACATCGACATCGCCGGCGAGCCGGCGCTGGCCGTCGCGATGCCGGCGCTGACGGCCGACGTTCCCCGGGTGCTCGAGAGCCTGGAGATGGGATTCTTCCCGGTACCAGGTCTGTCGCCGCGTCAGCCGTCGACGTCGTTCAAGGTGCGCGGTCGCGCCCTGCGGGTCGACGTGCTGACGCCACAGCGCGGCGGGCGCACCGCGCCCATCCCTCTGCCGCGCTTCCACGCCGCAGCGCAGCCGCTACCGCATCTCGATTTCCTCATCGAGCAGCCACAGCAGGCGGCGCTCGTGGCCGGCAGCGGCATCCTGGTCAACGTCCCGACGCCGGCGCGATTCGCGCTGCACAAGCTCGCCGTGGCGTGCTCGCGCTCCGCCGCGTGGCAGACCAAGCGCGGCAAGGATCTCGACCAGGCGGCACGACTCATCGGCGTCCTCGCCGAGGACCGACCGGGAGACCTCGCCGTCGCCTGGGAGGCGCTGGCCCAGCGCACGGCGTTGGCGCGAGCGGTGCGGGCCGGCATGGCGGCGCTGAAGACGCGCCATGCCGCAAGTCATGCCGTCCTGCGCGACGAGCTGCGGTGAGGCAGGCCGACCGTCAACTGGGACCGTTCAGGCGCCGGAACATCGCGCGCTGTCGCCGGTACAGGCGGGGGAACTCGCCGTACAGGCGGTCGTAGACGGCCCGGTTCGCCGGATCCGGCGCGAAGGTGCGCTCGGCCGGCACCAGGGTTCGCACCTCGTCCTCGCGCACGGCGCCGATCGCCAGCGCCGCGATCAGCGCCGCGCCGCGCAGGTTGGTGTGCAGGGGCTCGGCGGGACGTTCGATGGTGCGGTTCATGGCGTCGGCGTGGATCTGGCACCACAGGTCGGAGAGCGCGCCGCCGCCGATCATGCGGACGGGATCGAGGCGGCGGCCGGCGAAGCGCTCGACGGCCTCGTGCAGCCAGCGGTTGTTGTAGGCGACGCCCTCCATCACCGCCCGCACCACGTCCGCGCGGGTGGTCGCCAGCGAGAGATTGTGGAAGCCGGCGCGCGCCCGGCGGTCGGTCACCGGCGAGCGCTCGCCGGCGAGCCAGGGCGTGAACAGGACGCCGCCGCTGCCCGGCGCGCTGCCGGCGGCCAGCGCCGTCAGCTCGTCGTAACCGACGCCGTCGCCGAGGATGTTCTCGCGCAACCAGCGCAGGCACATGCCGCCGGTGTCGTGGTTGTTCGCCACCAGGTAGCGATCGGCGCGCAGCCCCGGAACGCTCACGATGGCGCGGAAGAGATCGCTCTTCTTGAACGGCACCGGCAGGCCGATCCACGCCGTCGTGCTCACCGCCATGTGGGTCTCGAAATCGCGCACCGCGCCGGAGCCGACGGCGGCGGAGTGCAGGTCGGGCGTGCCGGCGACGACTGGCACGCCGCGCGGCAGGCCGAGCGCGGCGGCGACGTCGTCGCGCACGACGCCGACCACCGATACCGTCGGCCGCAGCGGCGGCAGCTTGTTCGCGTCGACGCCGGCGATGCGCACCAGCGTCGGATCGTAGGCGAGCACGTCCTGGCGGCGATTGTCGGTCAGCCAGGAGGCGATCATGGTCGCGTGCGAGGCGCTCGCCGCGCCGGTGAAGCGCATCGTCAGATAGTCGGCGGGCTCGAGATACCAGCGCGCGGCGCGCGCCACCTCGGGCTGGTCGTGGGCGAGGTGCAGCATGTGGCTGATCGGATCGTTGCCGCTCGGCGACGGCGCGCCGCCGGTGCGCCGCACCCACTGCCACAATCGCAGCGGCGCGTAGCCGGCGAGCGGACCGCCGACCACCCGGCGCGCGTGGCGCGCGCCGCGCGTGTCCTGCCACATGATGCAGTCGCCGACCGGCCGCCCCTCGGCGTCGACCGGCACGATGCTCGCCCACTGCGCCGTGCAGCTCACCGCCGCCACCGCCCCTGGCGCCACCGCGCCGCTGGCGAGCCCGCGCCGCGCCGCGTCGGCGATCAGCCGCCACCACGCCTCGGCATCCTGCACCGCGCCGCCGCCGGGCAGCCGCCGCGTCGTCACCAGCAGATGCTCCTGCCAGGCGATCCGCCCGGCGAGCGAAACGA
This genomic window from bacterium contains:
- a CDS encoding nitronate monooxygenase, whose amino-acid sequence is MPMDRIQTRVSDLLGVRYPIVQAPMGWIARSQLASAVSNAGGLGIIETSSGELDVVKDEIRRMRDLTAQPFGVNIAQLFVRDPGIVDFVVAQGVKFVTTSAGDPRRYTAQLKAAGLTVFHVVPSLDAALKAVDAGVDGLVVEGGEGGGFKNPRDVATMVLLPLVRSRVDVPLIAAGGICDGPGMAAAFALGAEGVQMGSRMVSAAESPVHENWKQAILAAKETDTVFLNRFSRPGLRALRTRTSERLEREEHVGMDVFARAMDLYFGGDMEAAIALGGQVVGRIDAVRPVAEIIADTVAGFRAAAAALQRFA
- a CDS encoding acetyl-CoA C-acyltransferase, which translates into the protein MATRREAVIVATARTGLAKSFRGSFNLTRPDDMAAHCIKAVMAKTPQLDPKEIDDVVMGTGFPEGPQGFNVGRNVAVMAGLPLTVAGQTVSRFCSSGLQAVATAAHMVENEGAEAVIGGGLESITMMQNDFNKHNLFNPWLMDHKKAIYMPMGLTAEIVAERYKVSRASQDELALASQQRTAAAQQAGKFKDEIVPMTVEMEVTDKATGEKSRKTVTVDKDECNRPDTTAEGLAKLPGAFKPDGGSVTAGNSSQFSDGASACLIMSADRATALGIQPLGYFRGFVVAGCEPDEMGIGPVFAVPKLLQRNGLTIDDIDIVELNEAFASQAVYCRDRLGIDPAKLNPNGGAISIGHPYGMTGSRMTGTLLLELRRQKKRWGIVTMCIGGGMGAAGLFEAIN
- a CDS encoding FGGY-family carbohydrate kinase, whose translation is MSDPSSATSASLRLRGERFVLAVDLGTGGPKVGFVSLAGRIAWQEHLLVTTRRLPGGGAVQDAEAWWRLIADAARRGLASGAVAPGAVAAVSCTAQWASIVPVDAEGRPVGDCIMWQDTRGARHARRVVGGPLAGYAPLRLWQWVRRTGGAPSPSGNDPISHMLHLAHDQPEVARAARWYLEPADYLTMRFTGAASASHATMIASWLTDNRRQDVLAYDPTLVRIAGVDANKLPPLRPTVSVVGVVRDDVAAALGLPRGVPVVAGTPDLHSAAVGSGAVRDFETHMAVSTTAWIGLPVPFKKSDLFRAIVSVPGLRADRYLVANNHDTGGMCLRWLRENILGDGVGYDELTALAAGSAPGSGGVLFTPWLAGERSPVTDRRARAGFHNLSLATTRADVVRAVMEGVAYNNRWLHEAVERFAGRRLDPVRMIGGGALSDLWCQIHADAMNRTIERPAEPLHTNLRGAALIAALAIGAVREDEVRTLVPAERTFAPDPANRAVYDRLYGEFPRLYRRQRAMFRRLNGPS